In Catenulispora sp. MAP5-51, the genomic stretch CTTCACCGACGCCCAGTCGGCGTTCGACTCCTTCGTCACCGCCTACCCGAACGACCCCAACAAGGCCCTGGCCCAGAAGTACAGCATCGCCGCGCAGGTCGCCCAGGAAGACGCCGACGCCGGCAAGGTCACCCCCACCCTCACCGCCGGCGGAAGCGTCAGCATCACCGTCTCCAACGACAGCCCCGACCCGATGCAGATCCTCTACACCGGCCCGGCCACCGGCACCATCAACATCGCCGCCTGCTCCAGCTGCAAGACCTACGCCAGCGCCACCGACGGTCAGCAGAACGCCTGCAGCGACAGCAGCATCGACTACCCCAAGACCTCGTTCACGCTGCCGCCCGGCACGACGTACTTCCTCCAGAAGAGCACCGGCACGAACGTCCAGTCCTACTCCCACAACGAGAGCTACGACGCCGGCAGCGAATACGACGTCTGCGCCTACGAGACGAGCCTGTTCAGCCTTCCGCCCGGCACGATCTCGCCGATCGTCCCCATCGTCCCGGTGGTTCCCATCGTCCCCAAGACCTGAGCCTCACGGCTCGCCGCCGTCAGCCGGGCACCGTGTAGGTGTAGCGATCGGCCGTGGTGGTCGCGCTGGTGTCTCGACGTCGGTGGAGACCCGGACGTCGACGGTGAACGCCAGGTTCGGCCGGATCGCCGCCGCCGTGCTTCGCGCCGCCGTGCTTCCCGCCGCTGTCATGTACGAGCTCACCGGTGGTGTGATCGCGGTGATCTGCGTCGGGGAGTCCAGCCCGTACGACGCCGCCACGTCAGCTCCAGGCCGAGTTCCAGCGTGATCCCGCCCAGGGTGAAGTGCACGCCGCCGTCGCCCTCGGCCGCGGCCCGCCGCTGCGCCTCGGCCACCTGCCCGCGCAGAAGCGTGATTGCGTCGGCCAGATCGAGCCAGTCCTCCCCGCCGCCGCCGCCCACGGACCCTCCCAAGATCGTCCCACCGGCCGCCCCGCGACCTGTCGCAGCATCCTGCTAAGGCGGGTCAGACGGCCCGCTTTATCCACGGGGCCAGCCACTGCTTCATCCACGACGGCGCGCGCATGTGGTCGTGGGCGCATTGCTCGGCCCACAGCGCGGCGTGCTCGGGGTCCAGGGTCAGGACGATGCCGTCGGCGGCCAGCAGGACGTCGGCGACGCGGATCGCGGTCGTGGTGTTCGAGGTCTCGAAGGTGCGGTACCGGATCAGGTCGATGACCAGGTGCACGGCGCGGTCCAGCGGATCGGGGTACTCCAGTTCCCAGGCGCGCGTCCGGGGCGACCACACCACGCCGTAGGCGACGGACAGCGCGACCGGCAGTATCGCGGGATCGCGCGGTATCCCGTCCCCGCCGCAGATCTGGTTCACACGGCAGATCTGCTCGGGCGTGAGCCGGAAGGTCACGGCGTCACGACCAGGTCGCCTCGGCCTCGGCGATCGCCTGGTACGCCTCGCCATTGCGCTCACCGGAGTCGGCCAGCAGGTCCTCGAACAGCGCGTCGGGCATCGGCTCGGCGCCCAGGAGCGGATCCGGGTCGGGCAGACGGCGCACAGCAGCTTCGGCCATGACGACCACGGTAGCGAAGCGGGGGGCGGCTGTCCCGGGATCGGGGGTGGATGTTTGGGAGGCGGTGTATCTCGACTCGCGTCGGCGGGCCGATGGTGTGGGTGGGTGGTCGGGTCTACTGCGATGGTCAAAGGCGACAGTGAAGGCGACAGTCAACCCGGAATTCACAAGTATTCCTCGCGGCGGCGCGCCCGCAATTATCCACTAGAGGAAGCCCTTCAAGCCCCGCGCTCGGAAATCCCGCGAACCAGATTCGGGAATCCGTCCCGGCCGATAAGGTGTCAGCTCGGACTGCGGGCCCCGGGTCAAGCGTCGGGCCGGCACTGGGGGAGGGATTGTCCAATGCCTCATTCTCACATATTGATGGATGTCATCGGGGAGATGGTCATCGGGAAGCCGGCGACGGTCGAGCTGGCCGTGGTCTGTCTGCTCTCCGAGGGCCATCTGCTCATCGAGGACGTGCCGGGGACCGGGAAGACGACGTTGGCGCGGGCCATGGCCGCGGCGATCGACACCGAGTGGCGGCGCATCCAGTTCACGCCGGACCTGCTGCCGGCGGACATCACGGGGACGTCGGTGCTGGATCCCCGGACCGGGGAGTTCGAGTTCCGGCCCGGGCCGGTGTTCGCCGAGGTCGTCATCGCCGACGAGATCAACCGGGCCTCGCCCAAGACGCAGTCGGCGCTGCTGGAGGTCATGGAGGAGCGCCAGGTCACCGTCGACGGCACGACCCATCCGGCGCGCCGGCCGTTCCTGGTCGTGGCCACCCAGAACCCGGTGGACATGGAGGGCACCTACGCGCTGCCCGAGGCGCAGC encodes the following:
- a CDS encoding trypco2 family protein, whose protein sequence is MGGSVGGGGGEDWLDLADAITLLRGQVAEAQRRAAAEGDGGVHFTLGGITLELGLELTWRRRTGWTPRRRSPRSHHR